A genomic region of Equus caballus isolate H_3958 breed thoroughbred chromosome 1, TB-T2T, whole genome shotgun sequence contains the following coding sequences:
- the NOP10 gene encoding H/ACA ribonucleoprotein complex subunit 3 translates to MFLQYYLNEQGDRVYTLKKLDPMGQQTCSAHPARFSPDDKYSRHRITIKKRFKVLMTQQPRPVL, encoded by the exons ATGTTTCTCCAGTATTATCTCAACGAGCAGGGAGACCGGGTTTATACACTCAAG AAGCTTGACCCTATGGGACAGCAGACCTGCTCGGCCCATCCTGCTCGGTTCTCCCCAGACGACAAATACTCTCGACACCGAATCACCATCAAGAAACGCTTCAAGGTGCTCATGACCCAGCAACCGCGCCCTGTCCTCTGA